From Sediminibacterium sp. TEGAF015, a single genomic window includes:
- a CDS encoding phosphoenolpyruvate carboxylase, with amino-acid sequence MNTKKAIQSFRQNVTDKYTIYNSLFAALPFSGIANVGALLPILLQACIDGYQEGKSPMNIIDQFFERHTMADNEKEKISRLFKFVQYIERQVVLFDAIEDAAFDSVNQLNGTGSLKALYNEAYFKGKLPLLKEKLRSFKVRVVLTAHPTQFYPGNVLGIIHDLGEAIAKNDFETINLYIQQLGITPFFNKKQPTPFDEAINLMWYLENILYKSIGNIYNFIHEEILNEENNNPFIELGFWPGGDRDGNPFVNAATTLKVAESLRSAIIVCYYRDIRLLKRRLTFAGVDQLITQLEAQLYENVFRPEDSRRVQQKELLEKLNAIKAMVIADHHGLYLNRINSLINKVTIFGTWFASLDIRQDSRIHTAVIADIDETLKRQDKKGILPDDYASLSETEKIKILLSVESVIEPTDTTSTIAKDTVESIFAIHSIQQLNGEQGCHRYIISNCQSALNMIEVYTLFKLCGWNIQQLSVDIVPLFETIEDLKNAEGIMTWLYELPVYKKHLKARNHAQTIMLGFSDGTKDGGYLQANWSIYQAKEILTGISRKFGIKVKFFDGRGGPPSRGGGKTNKFYASMGNAIENEEIQLTIQGQTITSNFGTLKSAQYNLEQLLSAGISNTVFAENRKDIIAENKVLLEELGKISHEVYQSFKKHPQFLPYMQQFSPLNYYSKSNIASRPGKRGNANQLVFEDLRAIPFVGSWSQLKQNVPGYFGVGTALQKMKDAGRWEEVKTLFNEVAFFRTLIDNSMMSMLKSFFPLTAYIQEDAAYGPIWKLIKEEYDLTQALVLELSGNQLLMEEDATGRASILMRDKIVLPLLTIQQYALHQLKKETISEEEKTNYEKLVTRSMFGIINAARNSA; translated from the coding sequence ATGAATACTAAAAAAGCAATTCAATCATTCAGACAGAATGTTACAGACAAATACACTATCTATAATAGCTTATTTGCAGCGCTCCCTTTTTCAGGAATAGCCAATGTAGGAGCATTACTTCCCATTTTGTTACAAGCCTGTATAGACGGTTATCAAGAAGGGAAAAGCCCCATGAATATCATTGATCAGTTTTTTGAGCGACATACGATGGCTGATAATGAGAAGGAGAAAATCAGCCGCCTTTTTAAATTCGTACAGTATATAGAAAGACAGGTAGTACTATTTGATGCCATTGAAGATGCCGCATTTGATTCAGTAAATCAGCTCAATGGAACCGGAAGTTTGAAGGCATTATATAACGAAGCTTATTTTAAGGGGAAATTACCTTTACTAAAAGAAAAACTAAGGAGCTTTAAAGTAAGAGTTGTTTTAACCGCTCACCCCACACAGTTTTATCCCGGTAATGTTTTGGGTATTATTCATGATTTAGGAGAAGCCATTGCAAAGAATGATTTTGAAACCATTAATCTTTATATACAGCAATTGGGTATCACTCCTTTCTTTAACAAGAAACAGCCCACTCCTTTTGATGAAGCCATTAATTTGATGTGGTACCTGGAAAATATTCTATATAAGTCTATTGGAAATATTTACAACTTCATTCACGAAGAAATCTTGAATGAAGAAAACAATAACCCATTTATAGAACTAGGCTTCTGGCCGGGAGGAGACAGAGACGGCAATCCATTTGTGAATGCAGCTACTACTTTAAAAGTGGCTGAATCATTAAGAAGTGCCATCATTGTATGTTATTATAGAGATATTCGTTTACTCAAGCGAAGACTAACATTTGCCGGGGTAGATCAGCTGATAACACAGCTGGAAGCTCAATTGTATGAGAATGTGTTTCGCCCGGAAGATAGCAGAAGAGTGCAACAAAAAGAATTATTAGAAAAACTGAATGCCATTAAAGCAATGGTCATTGCTGACCATCATGGTCTTTACCTGAACAGAATTAATAGCCTAATCAATAAAGTTACCATTTTTGGCACCTGGTTTGCATCACTCGATATAAGACAGGATAGCAGAATTCATACTGCTGTTATAGCAGATATTGATGAAACACTCAAAAGGCAGGATAAAAAAGGCATACTTCCCGATGACTATGCTTCACTCAGTGAAACAGAGAAAATAAAAATATTATTATCAGTAGAAAGCGTCATTGAACCAACAGACACAACCAGCACCATTGCAAAAGATACGGTTGAAAGTATTTTTGCCATTCATTCCATCCAGCAATTAAATGGCGAACAAGGCTGTCATCGGTATATCATCAGCAATTGTCAGTCGGCGCTTAACATGATTGAGGTCTACACCCTTTTCAAATTATGTGGTTGGAATATTCAACAGCTATCTGTAGACATAGTACCTTTATTTGAGACCATTGAAGATTTAAAAAATGCTGAGGGTATCATGACCTGGCTGTATGAATTGCCGGTATATAAGAAGCATTTGAAAGCTAGAAATCATGCCCAGACCATCATGCTGGGATTCAGTGATGGCACTAAAGATGGAGGATATTTACAAGCCAACTGGAGTATCTATCAGGCAAAGGAAATCCTTACAGGCATCTCCCGTAAATTTGGTATCAAAGTTAAATTCTTTGATGGCAGGGGCGGCCCCCCTTCCAGAGGAGGCGGCAAAACCAATAAGTTTTATGCATCCATGGGCAATGCCATTGAAAACGAAGAAATACAACTGACTATTCAGGGACAGACCATCACATCTAATTTTGGTACATTAAAGTCTGCCCAATACAATCTGGAACAACTATTAAGTGCAGGTATCAGCAATACGGTTTTTGCTGAAAACAGAAAAGACATTATAGCTGAAAACAAAGTTTTATTGGAAGAACTCGGTAAAATCAGTCATGAAGTTTACCAGTCATTTAAAAAACATCCTCAGTTCCTTCCCTATATGCAACAATTCAGTCCGCTGAATTATTACAGCAAATCCAATATTGCGAGCCGGCCTGGCAAAAGAGGAAATGCCAATCAACTGGTTTTTGAAGACCTTCGGGCCATCCCCTTTGTAGGCAGCTGGAGTCAGTTAAAACAAAATGTTCCCGGATATTTCGGTGTTGGGACTGCACTACAAAAAATGAAAGATGCAGGACGGTGGGAAGAAGTGAAAACGCTTTTTAATGAAGTAGCGTTTTTCAGAACGCTGATTGACAATAGTATGATGAGTATGCTGAAATCGTTTTTCCCTTTGACTGCTTATATTCAGGAAGATGCAGCTTATGGACCTATCTGGAAACTGATTAAAGAAGAATACGATTTAACCCAGGCATTGGTGCTTGAACTATCCGGCAATCAATTACTGATGGAGGAAGATGCAACAGGCAGGGCTTCTATTTTAATGAGAGACAAAATTGTACTTCCTTTGCTTACCATTCAGCAATATGCACTTCATCAGCTAAAAAAGGAAACTATTTCGGAAGAAGAAAAAACTAACTACGAAAAACTAGTTACCCGCTCCATGTTTGGAATTATCAATGCAGCAAGAAATTCAGCCTGA